From one Natronogracilivirga saccharolytica genomic stretch:
- a CDS encoding sensor histidine kinase, producing MIHTILSEWPKEVGDAIVNTRSLCVALFATDKTLLYANQAMSALLRENPSETLINPTFDQLISADQKENLIFEGYVTLGDYDYVNASISARVYRKGNQILIMGGADAGQLFEQNEKLHQMNRDVANLQRQLMKEKAQLEKTVSQLNKKNEELKTLNATKDKFFSIIAHDLRSPFNAIIGFSDLLVSQVKEQDYEGIGEHAEIVQKLSMRTMNLLSNLIAWSRSQTGRLEYKPVTFNLSTFLNEIILMFADIARQKSIHIRDHIPDNVQIHADQDMLGTVLRNLISNAIKYTRENGVITVSVDNLPEALRVSVSDNGVGIPEDKVGKLFDLTRSFSTVGTHKEKGTGLGLILCRNFVARHGGEIRVESEEGEGSTFYFTIPNTASKVTEQEESAATAVQ from the coding sequence ATGATCCATACCATATTGTCGGAGTGGCCGAAGGAGGTTGGTGATGCGATCGTAAATACCCGCTCACTTTGTGTGGCGCTGTTTGCAACAGACAAAACGCTGCTCTATGCCAATCAGGCCATGTCAGCACTGTTAAGGGAAAATCCTTCCGAAACGTTGATCAATCCGACTTTTGATCAGCTTATTTCTGCGGATCAGAAAGAAAACCTGATTTTCGAGGGCTATGTAACCCTTGGTGATTATGATTATGTCAATGCATCCATCAGTGCCCGCGTATACCGGAAAGGAAACCAAATTTTGATTATGGGAGGTGCAGATGCCGGACAACTGTTTGAGCAGAACGAAAAACTGCACCAGATGAACAGGGATGTCGCCAACCTGCAGCGACAGCTGATGAAGGAGAAAGCGCAGCTGGAAAAGACCGTATCACAGCTCAACAAAAAGAACGAAGAGCTGAAGACGCTGAATGCAACCAAGGACAAGTTTTTCTCGATCATTGCACACGATCTCAGGAGTCCGTTTAACGCTATTATCGGGTTCAGTGACCTGCTTGTCAGTCAGGTGAAAGAGCAGGACTATGAGGGCATAGGCGAACACGCCGAAATTGTCCAGAAACTCTCCATGCGGACCATGAACCTGCTTTCCAACCTGATTGCATGGTCCCGCTCGCAAACCGGCCGGCTGGAATATAAACCTGTAACTTTCAACCTCAGCACGTTCCTGAATGAGATTATTCTCATGTTTGCTGATATCGCCAGACAAAAATCCATCCATATAAGGGATCATATCCCGGATAATGTTCAGATTCATGCTGACCAGGATATGCTGGGAACCGTACTCAGAAACCTGATTTCAAACGCCATCAAGTATACCCGTGAAAATGGTGTAATTACTGTCAGTGTCGATAATCTCCCGGAGGCGCTTCGCGTTTCTGTAAGCGATAACGGAGTCGGGATTCCGGAAGACAAGGTGGGCAAGCTGTTCGATCTGACCCGGAGTTTTTCTACCGTCGGGACGCACAAAGAAAAAGGAACCGGCCTGGGCCTGATTCTGTGCAGGAATTTTGTGGCCAGGCACGGAGGGGAAATCCGGGTTGAAAGCGAAGAGGGAGAAGGATCAACATTTTATTTTACCATTCCGAATACCGCATCCAAAGTGACAGAGCAAGAGGAATCTGCTGCAACGGCTGTACAGTGA
- a CDS encoding cobalamin B12-binding domain-containing protein, translated as MSFEDQLMPDQPDSFASKTFLEMLLEGNRSGCLAFARNYMSQRGSIKDLYENILKSSLYEVGELWEKNKITVATEHMASAIVEHVLNEFYYDIAVGEKHNQKVVVACVENEYHQIGIKMISDIFEMHGWESFFLGANVPASDLIAFIKKHKPDVLAISLSIYFHLPVLENMIAMIREEFPDLLIMVGGQAFRHGGKESISQFEHVVYQPDIKSTEKFIKSITI; from the coding sequence ATGAGCTTTGAAGATCAGCTGATGCCGGATCAACCGGATTCATTTGCAAGCAAGACATTCCTGGAAATGTTACTTGAGGGAAACAGGAGTGGCTGTCTGGCTTTTGCCCGGAACTACATGTCGCAGCGCGGATCCATTAAAGATCTTTACGAGAATATTTTGAAATCATCGCTGTATGAGGTAGGTGAACTTTGGGAAAAAAACAAGATTACCGTTGCAACCGAGCATATGGCATCAGCCATAGTTGAACATGTGCTTAACGAGTTTTATTACGATATTGCCGTTGGCGAAAAGCATAATCAAAAGGTGGTGGTGGCATGCGTGGAAAATGAATATCATCAGATCGGCATCAAAATGATCAGCGACATATTCGAAATGCATGGATGGGAGTCGTTTTTTCTTGGTGCCAATGTTCCGGCCAGTGATCTGATTGCGTTCATCAAAAAGCACAAACCGGATGTTCTGGCTATATCACTGAGTATTTATTTTCATCTGCCGGTACTTGAAAACATGATTGCGATGATACGGGAAGAGTTTCCGGATCTTTTGATTATGGTGGGGGGACAGGCCTTCCGCCATGGCGGAAAAGAGTCGATATCACAATTTGAACACGTGGTCTATCAGCCGGATATCAAAAGCACAGAAAAATTCATTAAAAGTATTACAATATGA